From one Culex quinquefasciatus strain JHB chromosome 3, VPISU_Cqui_1.0_pri_paternal, whole genome shotgun sequence genomic stretch:
- the LOC6036277 gene encoding E3 ubiquitin-protein ligase TRAIP yields the protein MNLTCAICSDLLMPSDDIHMTPCGHAFHYACLLQWLQRSKTCPQCRNKCHEKSLIKAYFNVAVSDDSTAEDSATLLHKLDNLTLAVREKDKKIKEYEDKAETDKGDRKKMKKIIKGLEELVQKKDFTLMAYTQELDMLRLDRTHMLKLQKELKELKSKMDLMSTVEHVITATAQEVEEMIASDNDLRTLAVLVASLKRELKVSEGRCHEMRDRIKYVQKDLSNEKNRRKDLEEKLSTADSELYRLEQEVKRLEKNAAATGDASSESDSVVLNTPDQPPKRKRGVADLDQSTPMSDKVRNIMASDSPYLNIKASSIGLVPIMRAGLSSSATAAKSSSAASSTLTKTQSDLSDRFSIMRNPRLAARTTALPPNKNLVFNGLGGSERKENFPGFPARKETLPAAVPVKPSTSTTVSLSKRVKTGKLTRHPSTTKFSTAQQMMDDFLLPDDDD from the exons ATGAATTTAACTTGCGCGATTTGTTCGGACCTGCTGATGCCGTCGGACGACATCCACATGACGCCCTGCGGTCACGCGTTTCACTACGCTTGCTTGCTGCAGTGGCTTCAGAG GTCGAAAACGTGTCCCCAGTGCCGGAACAAGTGCCACGAGAAAAGTTTGATCAAGGCGTACTTTAATGTGGCTGTGAGCGACGACAGCACGGCCGAGGACAGCGCAACGCTGCTGCACAAGCTGGACAATCTGACGCTGGCCGTTAGGGAAAAGGACAAAAAGATAAAAGAGTACGAGGATAAGGCGGAGACGGACAAGGGGGACCGGAAGAAGATGAAAAAGATTATCAAGGGGTTGGAGGAGTTGGTTCAGAAGAAGGATTTTACGTTGATGGCTTACACGCAAGAGCTGGACATGCTCCGGCTGGACCGGACTCACATGCTGAAGCTGCAGAAAGAGCTGAAAGAGTTGAAGAGCAAGATGGATTTGATGTCCACGGTGGAGCACGTGATAACGGCCACGGCGCAGGAGGTTGAGGAGATGATAGCGAGCGATAACGATTTGCGCACGTTGGCCGTGCTGGTGGCCTCGCTGAAGCGTGAACTGAAGGTCAGCGAAGGTCGGTGCCACGAAATGCGTGACCGGATCAAGTACGTTCAGAAGGATCTCTCCAACGAGAAGAATAGGAGGAAAGACCTGGAGGAGAAGCTGTCGACGGCGGACAGCGAGCTGTACCGGTTGGAGCAGGAGGTGAAACGGCTGGAGAAGAATGCGGCGGCAACGGGGGACGCTTCAAGCGAGTCGGACTCGGTTGTGCTGAACACTCCGGATCAGCCGCCCAAGCGGAAGCGTGGCGTTGCCGATTTGGACCAGAGCACGCCGATGTCCGACAAAGTGCGCAACATCATGGCGTCCGACTCGCCCTACCTCAACATCAAAGCGAGCAGCATCGGGCTGGTACCGATTATGCGGGCCGGCCTCAGCTCAAGCGCCACGGCTGCCAAGTCATCAAGCGCAGCTAGCAGCACGCTGACCAAAACTCAAAGTGACCTTAGCGACAGGTTCTCGATCATGCGCAAtccgagactcgcggcgaggaCGACCGCGTTGCCGCCAAACAAAAATCTCGTGTTCAACGGATTGGGAGGTTCGGAGAGGAAGGAAAATTTTCCCGGATTTCCGGCACGCAAGGAAACGCTGCCGGCAGCGGTGCCGGTTAAGCCGTCCACGTCTACGACGGTAAGTTTGAGCAAGCGGGTTAAAACGGGTAAACTTACGCGCCATCCGTCGACGACCAAGTTTTCAACGGCCCAGCAGATGATGGACGATTTCTTACTGCCCGATGATGATGACTGA
- the LOC6036276 gene encoding selenocysteine-specific elongation factor: MLNLNVGILGHVDSGKTTLAKALSAIASTAAFDKNPQSQQRGITLDLGFSALQVDLPSRLQSGSDEKLQFTFVDCPGHSSLIRTIIGGAQIIDMMVLVVDIGKGIQTQTAECLVIGELTCRRMVVALNKVDTVEEGKRGKIVEKMKRGVGAALEKTVFAGSPIVEISAGSGLNLDRFLDVLTGLAFVPERNFELPFLFAVDHCFGIRGQGTVCTGTVLQGQIRLNEDVEIPSLKVVKKVKSMQMFKQSQQIARQGDRVGICITQFDPKLLERGLLCRPGYVMNVYAAAFRLNRIKYFKGPLKDKAKFHITCGHETVMGKITLLKGQTSQHELVEQLDDNQPEDSNAFIIILIEFERPIQAAPNALVIGSRLDTDIHSNTCRLAFYGHLAHCCTNEKEFHAEFLPKLNIYKEKRKVGVVQRVVSDEEVIVSGLFKKEGNNRQAFVGLAATLDTGEGGLIGDTFGAGSKVRLRLTDRLREETMSRLKQKGEQVTVEVKYKKFMFQKDGGNKIVQ; the protein is encoded by the coding sequence ATGCTCAACCTAAACGTGGGCATCCTGGGCCACGTCGATTCCGGCAAGACGACGCTGGCGAAAGCGCTGAGCGCAATAGCCAGCACGGCCGCCTTCGACAAGAACCCCCAGTCCCAGCAACGTGGCATAACGCTGGATCTCGGTTTCAGCGCGCTCCAGGTGGACCTTCCTTCGCGCCTTCAATCGGGAAGCGACGAAAAGCTGCAGTTTACGTTCGTGGACTGCCCCGGGCATTCCAGCTTGATTAGGACGATTATTGGGGGAGCGCAGATCATCGACATGATGGTGCTGGTGGTGGATATTGGGAAGGGCATTCAAACGCAAACGGCTGAATGTTTGGTGATTGGAGAGCTGACCTGCCGGAGGATGGTTGTGGCGCTGAACAAGGTGGACACGGTTGAGGAGGGGAAACGGGGGAAGATCGTTGAGAAGATGAAGAGAGGCGTTGGGGCGGCGTTGGAGAAGACCGTTTTTGCTGGGTCGCCGATCGTGGAGATTTCGGCGGGGAGTGGTTTGAATTTGGATCGGTTTTTGGATGTCTTGACAGGGTTGGCGTTTGTTCCGGAGCGGAATTTTGAATTGCCCTTTCTGTTTGCGGTTGATCATTGCTTTGGGATTCGAGGGCAAGGAACTGTCTGCACTGGGACTGTGCTGCAGGGGCAGATACGGTTGAACGAGGATGTGGAGATACCTAGTTTGAAGGTTGTCAAGAAGGTCAAATCGATGCAGATGTTCAAGCAAAGCCAGCAGATCGCTCGCCAGGGTGATCGCGTGGGGATCTGCATAACCCAGTTCGATCCAAAGCTGCTGGAACGAGGCTTGTTGTGCCGACCTGGTTACGTGATGAATGTGTACGCGGCAGCGTTCCGTTTGAACCGCATCAAGTACTTTAAGGGACCACTGAAGGACAAGGCCAAGTTTCACATCACCTGTGGCCACGAGACCGTAATGGGCAAAATAACGCTGCTCAAAGGACAAACGTCACAGCATGAGCTCGTCGAGCAACTTGATGATAATCAACCGGAAGACTCGAACGCGTTCATCATCATCTTGATCGAATTCGAGCGACCGATTCAAGCGGCCCCTAACGCGCTGGTCATCGGTTCCCGGCTGGACACCGACATCCACTCGAACACCTGCCGGTTGGCTTTCTATGGCCATCTCGCGCATTGCTGCACCAACGAAAAGGAGTTCCACGCCGAATTTCTGCCAAAGCTAAACATCTACAAGGAGAAACGGAAGGTCGGAGTGGTTCAGAGGGTCGTCAGCGACGAGGAGGTTATTGTTAGCGGGTTGTTCAAAAAAGAAGGCAATAATAGGCAAGCATTTGTGGGTCTCGCAGCGACGCTTGACACCGGGGAGGGTGGCTTAATTGGCGATACGTTTGGTGCCGGGTCGAAGGTGCGGTTAAGATTAACGGACCGGCTGCGGGAGGAGACGATGAGTAGGTTGAAGCAGAAGGGCGAACAGGTGACGGTTGAGGTGAAATACAAAAAGTTTATGTTCCAGAAAGATGGTGGCAATAAAATTGTTCAGTAG